Proteins encoded in a region of the Azospirillum sp. TSH58 genome:
- the rpoH gene encoding RNA polymerase sigma factor RpoH gives MTELAVSGEPLTLFLKETRKYDYLTPEQERDFAIRWRERQDRRALDKLIGSHLRLVFKMARGYQGYGLPLSDLIAEGNVGVMQAAQKFDPDKGFRFATYASWWIRAAIQEYVLHNWSLVKIGTTAAQKKLFFSLRRLKAQLQDAENGSFGGDLSPEAVESIATELDVSKADVIEMNRRLGTDRSLNATLAEDGDSEWLDLLADESPDQEAILAGAEERKRRQQFLKLGLGVLDDRERQILVARRLRDEPLTLEELSQHFHVSRERVRQLEVRAFEKVQKAVMAQARQVPGTTGKALLPV, from the coding sequence TTGACGGAACTGGCAGTTTCTGGCGAACCCCTCACCCTCTTTCTAAAAGAAACCCGCAAGTACGACTACCTCACCCCCGAGCAGGAACGCGACTTCGCCATCCGCTGGCGGGAGCGGCAGGACCGCCGCGCCCTCGACAAGCTGATCGGCAGCCACCTCCGGCTCGTTTTCAAAATGGCCCGCGGCTATCAGGGCTACGGTCTGCCGCTGTCCGACCTGATCGCCGAGGGCAACGTCGGCGTCATGCAGGCGGCCCAGAAGTTCGACCCCGACAAGGGGTTCCGCTTCGCCACCTACGCGTCCTGGTGGATCCGGGCGGCGATCCAGGAATATGTGCTGCACAACTGGTCGCTGGTGAAGATCGGCACCACGGCGGCGCAGAAGAAGCTGTTCTTCAGCCTGCGCCGGCTGAAGGCGCAGTTGCAGGATGCCGAGAACGGCAGCTTCGGCGGCGACCTGTCTCCGGAAGCGGTGGAGAGCATCGCGACGGAGCTGGACGTCTCCAAGGCCGACGTGATCGAGATGAACCGCCGCCTGGGCACCGACCGCTCGCTGAACGCCACCCTGGCCGAGGATGGCGACAGCGAATGGCTGGACCTGCTCGCCGACGAGAGCCCCGACCAGGAGGCGATCTTGGCCGGCGCGGAGGAGCGCAAGCGCCGTCAGCAGTTCCTCAAGTTGGGGCTGGGCGTTCTGGACGACCGCGAGCGCCAGATCCTGGTGGCCCGCCGCCTGCGCGACGAGCCGCTGACTCTGGAGGAACTGAGCCAGCACTTCCACGTCTCGCGCGAGCGCGTGCGCCAGCTTGAAGTGCGCGCCTTCGAGAAGGTCCAGAAGGCGGTGATGGCCCAGGCCCGGCAGGTTCCGGGCACCACCGGCAAGGCGCTGCTGCCGGTGTGA
- the cydB gene encoding cytochrome d ubiquinol oxidase subunit II produces MEGSLLTLAWVAIVGFAVFMYVLMDGFDLGIGILYPFAPSEEARDVMMNSVAPVWDFNETWLILGGAGLFAAFPIAYAIVLPAMYLPLLLMLIALIFRGVAFEFRFKARSSRHLWNKAFFLGSLLATFAQGVVLGSFLQGIEVEGRNFAGTMLDWLTPFSLFCGVALIAGYALLGSTWLIWRTIGILQDWCFRVARRLLIVVLVLVAAVSLWTPFLDASIATRWFSVPNILLLSPVPLMVGFLAFGLWRALDEGREVLPFAFAMGLFALSYLGLAISLWPVLIPPGITVWQAAAPPETQVFLLIGMAFLIPTILVYTAYSYWVFRGKVTGAIGYH; encoded by the coding sequence ATGGAAGGCAGTCTGCTGACCCTCGCCTGGGTCGCCATCGTTGGATTCGCCGTCTTCATGTATGTGCTGATGGACGGCTTCGACCTCGGCATCGGCATCCTCTACCCCTTCGCCCCGAGCGAGGAGGCGCGGGACGTCATGATGAACTCCGTGGCGCCGGTCTGGGACTTCAACGAGACGTGGCTGATCCTCGGCGGGGCGGGGCTGTTCGCGGCCTTTCCCATCGCCTACGCCATCGTCCTGCCGGCCATGTATCTGCCGCTGCTGTTGATGCTGATCGCATTGATCTTCCGCGGCGTGGCCTTCGAGTTCCGCTTCAAGGCGCGGAGCAGCCGCCATCTCTGGAACAAGGCCTTCTTCCTGGGCTCGCTGCTCGCCACCTTCGCGCAAGGGGTGGTTCTCGGCTCGTTCCTTCAGGGGATCGAGGTGGAGGGGCGCAACTTCGCCGGGACCATGCTGGACTGGCTGACCCCTTTCAGCCTGTTCTGCGGCGTGGCCCTGATCGCCGGCTACGCGCTTCTGGGAAGCACGTGGCTGATCTGGCGGACCATCGGGATTTTGCAGGACTGGTGCTTCCGCGTGGCGCGCCGGCTGCTGATCGTGGTGCTGGTTCTGGTCGCGGCGGTCAGCCTGTGGACGCCCTTCCTGGACGCCTCCATCGCCACGCGCTGGTTCTCGGTTCCCAACATCCTGCTGCTGTCGCCGGTGCCGCTGATGGTCGGCTTCCTCGCCTTCGGCCTGTGGCGGGCGCTGGACGAGGGGCGGGAGGTGCTGCCCTTCGCTTTCGCCATGGGGCTGTTCGCCCTGTCCTACCTGGGGCTGGCGATCAGCCTGTGGCCGGTGCTGATTCCGCCCGGCATCACCGTCTGGCAGGCCGCCGCCCCGCCGGAGACGCAGGTCTTCCTGCTGATCGGCATGGCCTTCCTGATCCCGACGATCCTGGTCTACACCGCCTACAGCTACTGGGTCTTCCGCGGCAAGGTGACGGGCGCCATCGGTTATCATTGA
- a CDS encoding cytochrome ubiquinol oxidase subunit I, which translates to MDLDPLLLSRIQFAFVISFHILFPSFTVGLACWIAVLEARWLMTGKALYRSLSEFWTRIFAISFGMGVVSGIVMTYQFGTNWSRWSDIVGNVLGPLIQYEVVTAFFLEAAFLGILLFGRDRVPRGVHFLAAVLVATGTVISSFWILSANSWMHTPAGAELRDGRFFVTDWWAVVFNPSFPYRLAHMLTAMFLTTGFVVAGISAFYLLRNRFLDHARVGLSMSLALITVLAPLQIFLGDLHGLNTLEHQPAKIAAMEGHWEGGARAPLILFAIPDNEAEANHAEIAIPALSSLILTHDWDGVVPGLKSFPVADRPNPEILFWTFRIMVGIGMVMLAVALIHLVQRVRGKLYSPHWFHKVLVGCMPLGFVAILAGWFTTEIGRQPWVVYGMIRTADAVTPALTGGAVLTSLIVFMAVYTVIYGAGTYYLFRLLTIGPARLNDEDLEVPAVAQGHQPKRPLSMPGESIEPAE; encoded by the coding sequence ATGGACCTCGATCCCCTGCTTCTGTCACGAATCCAGTTCGCTTTCGTGATTTCTTTTCACATCCTTTTCCCCTCTTTTACGGTGGGTCTGGCCTGCTGGATCGCGGTTCTGGAGGCGCGCTGGCTGATGACCGGCAAGGCGCTGTACCGCAGCCTGTCGGAATTCTGGACGCGGATCTTCGCCATCTCCTTCGGCATGGGCGTGGTCTCGGGAATCGTGATGACCTACCAGTTCGGCACGAACTGGAGCCGCTGGTCCGACATCGTCGGCAACGTGCTGGGTCCGCTGATCCAGTACGAGGTGGTGACCGCCTTCTTCCTGGAGGCCGCCTTCCTCGGCATCCTGCTGTTCGGGCGGGACCGCGTGCCGCGGGGCGTCCATTTCCTGGCGGCTGTTCTGGTGGCCACGGGAACGGTGATCTCGTCCTTCTGGATTCTGTCCGCGAACAGCTGGATGCACACACCGGCCGGGGCGGAATTGCGGGACGGGCGGTTCTTCGTCACCGACTGGTGGGCGGTGGTGTTCAATCCATCCTTCCCCTACCGGCTCGCCCACATGCTGACGGCGATGTTCCTGACCACCGGATTCGTGGTGGCGGGCATCAGCGCCTTCTACCTGCTGCGCAACCGCTTCCTGGACCACGCGCGGGTCGGGCTCAGCATGTCGCTGGCGCTCATCACCGTCCTGGCGCCCTTGCAGATCTTCCTGGGCGACCTGCACGGGCTGAACACGCTGGAGCACCAGCCGGCCAAGATCGCCGCGATGGAGGGCCATTGGGAGGGCGGGGCGCGGGCGCCGCTGATCCTGTTCGCCATCCCCGACAACGAGGCGGAGGCCAACCACGCGGAAATCGCCATTCCCGCCCTGTCCAGCCTGATCCTGACCCACGATTGGGACGGGGTGGTTCCCGGACTGAAGAGCTTCCCGGTGGCGGACCGGCCCAACCCGGAGATCCTGTTCTGGACCTTCCGCATCATGGTGGGGATCGGCATGGTCATGCTGGCGGTGGCGCTGATCCATCTGGTGCAGCGGGTGCGCGGGAAGCTCTACAGCCCGCACTGGTTCCACAAGGTTCTGGTCGGCTGCATGCCGCTGGGCTTCGTCGCCATCCTGGCCGGCTGGTTCACGACCGAGATCGGACGCCAGCCCTGGGTGGTCTACGGGATGATCCGCACGGCGGACGCGGTGACCCCGGCCCTGACCGGTGGGGCGGTGCTGACCTCCCTGATCGTCTTCATGGCGGTCTACACCGTCATCTACGGGGCCGGGACCTATTACCTGTTCCGGCTTCTGACCATCGGCCCGGCGCGGCTGAACGACGAGGATCTGGAGGTCCCGGCGGTGGCGCAGGGCCATCAGCCGAAGCGGCCCCTGTCGATGCCCGGCGAATCCATCGAACCCGCGGAGTGA
- a CDS encoding ABC-type transport auxiliary lipoprotein family protein, which yields MTSRFKNAMGAALLALGLGGCAALNPTAPSLYTLTPGTVAESGLPRVSWQLLVEPPAASAGIDTPRIAVTRSATALDYFAGVSWADRAPNMVQGLIVQSFEDSRRIVSVGRDSAGLRSDFLLKTELRDFQAEFTTANATVPDRVRVRLSAKLVAMPQRTIEAGETFDAVVPVRGTDFSDVIAAFNTALGQVEGALVEWTLRRGEAVFRADAGRTNAAGVR from the coding sequence ATGACGAGCCGTTTCAAGAACGCGATGGGAGCGGCCCTGCTGGCGCTGGGCTTGGGCGGTTGCGCGGCGCTGAACCCCACCGCGCCCAGCCTCTACACCCTGACGCCGGGAACCGTGGCCGAGTCCGGGCTGCCGCGGGTGAGCTGGCAGTTGCTGGTGGAGCCTCCGGCGGCCAGCGCCGGCATCGACACGCCGCGCATCGCGGTCACCCGCTCCGCCACCGCTCTCGACTACTTCGCCGGGGTGTCCTGGGCCGACCGGGCGCCGAACATGGTGCAGGGGCTGATCGTCCAATCCTTCGAGGACAGCCGGCGGATCGTCTCGGTCGGCCGGGATTCGGCGGGCCTGCGTTCCGATTTCCTGCTGAAGACGGAACTGCGCGATTTCCAGGCGGAGTTCACCACCGCCAACGCCACGGTGCCGGACCGGGTGCGGGTGCGGCTGTCGGCCAAGCTGGTCGCCATGCCCCAGCGCACCATCGAGGCGGGCGAGACCTTCGACGCCGTGGTGCCGGTGCGCGGCACGGATTTCTCCGACGTGATCGCCGCCTTCAACACGGCCCTGGGGCAGGTGGAAGGCGCGCTGGTGGAATGGACCCTGCGGCGGGGCGAGGCGGTGTTCCGTGCGGACGCCGGCCGGACCAACGCGGCGGGCGTCCGTTAA